A single window of Granulicella sibirica DNA harbors:
- a CDS encoding SpoIIE family protein phosphatase, producing the protein MPSDIKPEIVDLIADPDASPRALFHPHAANPNIRVEPLAVDFLHTLADALNATLDLNTLMHRVADLVRSIIDYRIFAILLLNDRTHELWMRFQVGHTPEIERMRVKVGHGIVGQTALKRRSFRIEDVTTGPHTDHYISANPSVRSELAVPLIVKNKVIGVLDLESEIVAFFTPEHQRLLELVASRMAVAVENARLYTRVSRQAQTLTVINEISREITSILDPDDLLERIGLSMKRVIDFQMFTILLWNPTTEQLEHRFSTRYGERITRERNVSLGDGIIGTAAAQRIPILSPDVRRDSRYVMANPETRSELAAPLVYKGNVIGVIDLEHTRVNYYNDDHQRTLSTLAAQVAISIANARLYQRIHEEEQRLERDLAMAREVQLRLLPAAPPTPARAEIAARFMAARSIGGDVYDFLDYGPGRVALAVGDVSGKAAPAALYAALVSGILRSLAPQQLSPAKMLAALNDQLQERRLAAQYVTMLMAVWDDNDRTLTLANAGSVQPMYVTTNKESLTDALAVRTLQVEGFPLGLFPNATYEETIIQSVPGDLFVFFSDGIVDALNPQEEMFGEERLATLLQHHPTAHTSAEAAVEAILEAVTLFQSGTDHFDDETVVVLRVT; encoded by the coding sequence ATGCCCTCTGACATCAAACCCGAGATCGTGGACCTGATCGCCGACCCCGACGCGAGCCCGCGCGCGCTGTTTCACCCGCATGCCGCGAACCCGAATATCCGGGTCGAGCCCCTCGCCGTCGACTTCCTCCACACCCTCGCCGACGCCCTCAACGCCACGCTCGACCTCAACACGCTCATGCATCGCGTGGCCGATCTCGTCCGGTCGATCATCGACTACCGCATCTTCGCCATCCTCCTGCTCAACGACCGCACGCACGAGCTTTGGATGCGCTTCCAGGTGGGCCACACACCCGAGATCGAGCGCATGCGCGTGAAGGTCGGCCACGGCATCGTCGGCCAGACGGCGCTGAAGCGGCGTTCCTTTCGCATTGAGGACGTCACCACCGGCCCGCATACCGACCACTACATCAGCGCCAATCCGTCGGTTCGGTCTGAACTCGCCGTCCCGTTGATCGTCAAGAACAAGGTCATCGGTGTCCTCGATCTTGAGTCCGAAATCGTCGCCTTCTTCACCCCGGAACACCAGCGCTTGCTGGAGCTTGTCGCCTCTCGCATGGCCGTCGCCGTCGAGAATGCCCGCCTGTACACGCGCGTCTCTCGCCAGGCCCAGACGCTTACGGTCATCAATGAGATCTCTCGCGAGATCACGAGCATCCTCGATCCCGACGACCTGCTTGAGCGCATCGGCCTCTCGATGAAGCGCGTCATCGACTTCCAGATGTTCACCATCCTGCTCTGGAACCCCACAACCGAACAGCTCGAGCATCGCTTCTCCACGCGGTACGGCGAGCGTATTACGCGGGAGCGCAACGTCTCGCTCGGCGACGGGATCATCGGCACCGCAGCCGCCCAGCGCATTCCAATCCTCTCCCCGGACGTCCGGCGCGACTCGCGCTACGTGATGGCCAACCCCGAAACCCGCTCGGAACTCGCCGCCCCGCTCGTCTACAAAGGCAATGTCATCGGTGTGATCGACCTCGAACATACGCGGGTGAACTACTACAACGACGATCACCAGCGTACGCTCTCGACCCTCGCTGCGCAGGTCGCCATCTCCATCGCCAACGCACGCCTCTACCAACGCATTCACGAAGAAGAGCAGCGCCTGGAGCGCGACCTCGCCATGGCCCGCGAGGTCCAGCTCCGCCTCCTGCCGGCCGCCCCACCAACGCCGGCCCGGGCTGAGATCGCAGCCCGCTTCATGGCCGCGAGGTCCATCGGCGGCGATGTATACGATTTCCTCGATTACGGCCCCGGCCGTGTGGCGCTCGCCGTCGGAGACGTCTCCGGTAAGGCGGCGCCCGCTGCCCTCTACGCCGCGCTCGTTTCGGGTATCCTGCGCTCTCTGGCTCCGCAGCAGCTAAGTCCCGCAAAAATGCTGGCGGCACTGAACGATCAGCTCCAGGAGCGCCGGCTCGCCGCGCAGTACGTCACCATGCTTATGGCCGTCTGGGACGACAACGACCGGACGCTCACGCTCGCGAACGCGGGGTCTGTCCAGCCCATGTATGTCACGACGAATAAAGAATCGCTCACCGACGCTCTCGCGGTGCGGACGCTTCAGGTCGAGGGCTTCCCTCTCGGACTCTTCCCCAATGCAACCTACGAGGAGACCATCATCCAGTCCGTTCCCGGCGATCTCTTCGTCTTCTTCTCCGATGGCATCGTCGACGCGCTCAATCCGCAGGAAGAGATGTTCGGAGAAGAGCGCCTGGCGACCCTCCTGCAGCACCACCCGACCGCCCATACTTCAGCGGAGGCCGCGGTCGAAGCCATCCTCGAGGCCGTCACCCTCTTCCAGTCGGGCACCGACCACTTCGACGACGAGACCGTGGTCGTCCTTCGCGTTACCTGA
- the miaB gene encoding tRNA (N6-isopentenyl adenosine(37)-C2)-methylthiotransferase MiaB, producing MSKTFYIETFGCQMNAHDSEKVIGTLEQQGYARVQDEADAGLILYNTCSIRDKAEQKVFHRLNEYKKMQGEGKKFAVLGCVAQQEGEKIFDRAPYVSLVSGSASYRNLPGMLARLEAGEQRITGLDDRQTDETFETEFVARTNPHRGYITIIEGCDKFCAYCVVPYTRGKERSRAANSVLDEALRMADQGFTEIQLLGQNVNSYHDPSQKMSFAELLAAVGSVPGIKRVRFTTSHPRDFTKDIVDAIDAVPTLCDHVHLPVQSGSTAILKAMNREYTREWYLERISWIKAAKREISMTSDIIVGFPGETDEDLEDTATLLDEVGYDQIFAFKYSPRPNTPAVTMADSIPDEVKAARLQVLLERQREIQKRSYARHLNEVMDVMVEGHNHQRKQVVGRSSQNKTVNFTTSDLILPALGNYQTVRITQTFPNSLVGEMLRVN from the coding sequence GTGAGTAAGACGTTTTATATCGAGACATTTGGCTGCCAGATGAACGCCCACGACTCCGAAAAGGTGATCGGGACGCTGGAGCAGCAGGGCTATGCGCGGGTGCAGGATGAGGCGGATGCGGGGCTGATTCTTTACAACACATGTTCCATCCGCGATAAGGCGGAGCAGAAGGTGTTTCACCGGCTGAACGAATACAAGAAGATGCAGGGCGAAGGGAAGAAGTTCGCCGTGCTCGGGTGCGTCGCGCAGCAGGAGGGCGAGAAGATCTTCGACCGCGCTCCGTATGTGTCGCTCGTGTCGGGATCGGCTTCGTACCGGAACCTGCCTGGCATGCTGGCGCGCCTGGAGGCGGGCGAACAGAGGATTACCGGGCTCGACGATCGGCAGACGGATGAGACCTTCGAGACGGAGTTCGTCGCGAGGACCAATCCGCATCGCGGCTACATCACCATCATCGAAGGCTGCGACAAGTTCTGCGCCTACTGCGTCGTGCCTTATACGCGTGGTAAAGAACGGAGCCGCGCGGCAAACTCCGTGCTGGACGAAGCGCTCCGGATGGCTGATCAGGGGTTCACCGAGATCCAACTGCTTGGGCAGAACGTGAACTCGTACCACGATCCATCGCAGAAGATGAGCTTCGCGGAGCTGCTGGCGGCGGTCGGGAGTGTTCCGGGGATCAAGCGCGTGCGCTTCACGACGTCTCATCCGAGGGACTTTACGAAGGACATCGTCGATGCCATTGACGCGGTGCCTACGCTTTGCGACCATGTGCATCTGCCGGTGCAGAGCGGTTCGACGGCGATCCTGAAGGCCATGAACCGCGAATACACGCGCGAGTGGTATCTCGAGCGCATCAGTTGGATCAAGGCGGCGAAGCGGGAGATCAGCATGACGTCTGACATCATCGTCGGGTTTCCGGGTGAGACCGATGAGGATCTCGAAGATACGGCTACGCTGCTCGACGAAGTTGGGTATGACCAGATCTTTGCGTTCAAGTACTCTCCGCGGCCGAACACGCCTGCGGTGACGATGGCGGATTCGATTCCGGACGAGGTGAAGGCAGCGCGTTTGCAGGTCCTGCTCGAACGACAGCGCGAGATTCAGAAGCGCAGCTATGCTCGTCACCTCAACGAGGTGATGGACGTGATGGTTGAGGGACATAATCATCAGCGCAAGCAGGTGGTTGGACGCAGCTCGCAGAATAAAACTGTGAACTTCACGACGTCGGACCTGATTCTGCCGGCGCTTGGGAACTACCAAACGGTTCGGATCACGCAGACCTTCCCAAACAGCCTTGTGGGCGAGATGCTGAGGGTGAACTGA
- a CDS encoding LLM class flavin-dependent oxidoreductase produces the protein MDTFGTGLRLSVLDQAPVPAGSTPADALQNSISLARRVDALGYNRFWMSEHHAMDTLACSAPEIMLARIGAETKRIRIGSGGIMLPHYTSLKVAEVFQTLEALYPGRVDLGIGRAPGGGPLESMALKRNRKAPSVDDFPEQVSELLAFLDKGFPEEHPFSRLKMSPDTAGKPDVWMLGSSMWSSAAAVEFGLPYAFAHFFSPVATRAAIEQYQRAFRPGTRKERPEATVAVGVIAAETQEEAEYLASSVRLLQVRIRQNDRRPVASPEDALQELKLWGSLPAEEGEFPRYFVGTPDRVAEELTAMARELEIGELIVNTIVWDHAKRLRSYELLAGAFGGLGVSEAASRGLVAFV, from the coding sequence ATGGACACCTTTGGTACGGGGTTGCGGTTGTCAGTGTTGGATCAGGCGCCGGTTCCTGCGGGAAGCACTCCGGCGGATGCGTTGCAGAACTCGATCTCGCTTGCGAGACGTGTGGATGCGCTCGGGTACAACCGCTTCTGGATGTCGGAGCACCACGCGATGGACACTCTTGCCTGCTCCGCGCCGGAGATCATGCTGGCGCGGATCGGGGCTGAGACGAAGCGCATCCGGATCGGTTCCGGGGGGATCATGCTGCCGCACTACACCTCGCTGAAGGTGGCCGAAGTCTTTCAAACGTTGGAAGCGCTCTACCCGGGCCGCGTCGACCTTGGCATCGGGCGCGCTCCCGGCGGCGGCCCTCTGGAGTCGATGGCGCTGAAGCGAAATCGGAAGGCGCCGTCTGTAGACGATTTCCCCGAGCAGGTCTCAGAACTCCTTGCATTCCTGGATAAGGGCTTTCCTGAGGAGCACCCGTTCTCCCGGCTGAAGATGTCTCCCGACACAGCGGGCAAACCCGATGTCTGGATGCTCGGCTCGAGCATGTGGAGCTCCGCGGCTGCCGTGGAGTTCGGCCTTCCCTATGCGTTCGCGCATTTCTTTTCGCCGGTGGCGACGCGCGCGGCCATCGAGCAATACCAAAGGGCCTTCCGCCCGGGAACGCGAAAAGAACGGCCCGAGGCCACGGTGGCCGTCGGTGTCATTGCAGCCGAGACGCAGGAAGAGGCCGAGTATCTCGCCTCCAGCGTTCGACTTTTGCAGGTCAGGATTCGGCAGAACGACCGGAGGCCGGTGGCCTCTCCCGAAGACGCGCTCCAGGAACTGAAGCTGTGGGGATCCCTTCCGGCAGAGGAAGGGGAGTTTCCTCGCTACTTCGTCGGCACTCCGGACAGGGTCGCGGAAGAGCTTACAGCCATGGCGCGAGAGCTGGAGATCGGCGAGCTGATCGTGAACACTATCGTGTGGGATCACGCGAAGCGACTCCGCAGCTATGAACTCCTGGCGGGTGCGTTCGGCGGCCTGGGTGTAAGCGAAGCTGCGTCGCGCGGCCTTGTTGCGTTTGTCTGA
- the aroA gene encoding 3-phosphoshikimate 1-carboxyvinyltransferase, translated as MSTQIVRPARTLQGSLTLPGDKSISHRYAMLGGLASGTTRLSNFSTGADPHSTLACMEALGAKVEKHEDKSISITGLAGSWPGLEATLDCGNSGSTMRMLAGIVAPHPGTYTFIGDHSLTVRPMERIRKPLMQMGAEIHLTDGHAPMTIHGRPLKAISFDTPIPSAQVKTAVLFAGLQAEGTTTLSEAIRTRDHSEQALRAFGATLSRTKGDDGIDRLSINGGQKLTGVDATVPGDLSSAAFFLCAALLFEDSNLVLDSLGMNPTRSALLDVIVALGGKIQVLTVEEHHGELIGTIRVNRAPGGLKGIDINGALSAQLIDELPVLAAIAPYTKDGIRIRDARELRIKESDRIALVAKNLKAMGATFTEYEDGLDIPGGQTLHGATIDSGLDHRITMAFAIAALRAEGETEIDGAEAAAVSFPEFFQNLDALAQR; from the coding sequence ATGTCCACGCAAATCGTTCGTCCAGCTCGCACCCTGCAAGGCTCCCTCACGCTCCCCGGCGACAAGTCCATCTCCCACCGCTACGCCATGCTCGGCGGCCTCGCGTCGGGCACCACGCGCCTCAGCAACTTCTCCACCGGCGCCGATCCGCACTCCACGCTCGCTTGCATGGAAGCTCTTGGAGCAAAGGTCGAGAAGCACGAAGACAAGTCCATCTCGATTACCGGGCTCGCTGGCAGCTGGCCGGGCCTCGAAGCCACGCTCGACTGTGGCAACTCCGGCTCGACCATGCGCATGCTCGCCGGCATCGTCGCCCCGCATCCCGGCACCTACACCTTTATCGGCGACCACTCCCTTACCGTCCGTCCCATGGAGCGCATCCGCAAGCCGTTGATGCAGATGGGCGCTGAGATCCATCTCACCGATGGCCACGCGCCAATGACGATCCACGGACGTCCACTCAAGGCCATCAGCTTCGATACGCCGATCCCCTCGGCCCAGGTAAAGACCGCCGTTCTCTTCGCCGGTCTGCAAGCCGAAGGCACGACAACGCTCTCCGAGGCCATCCGGACCCGCGACCACTCCGAACAGGCTCTCAGGGCTTTCGGCGCGACCCTCTCGCGGACGAAGGGTGATGACGGCATCGACCGCCTCTCAATCAACGGAGGCCAGAAGCTCACCGGTGTCGACGCGACTGTTCCCGGCGACCTCTCGTCGGCCGCGTTCTTCCTCTGTGCTGCTCTGCTCTTCGAGGACTCGAATCTTGTGCTCGACTCGCTTGGCATGAACCCGACGCGTTCGGCCCTGCTGGACGTGATCGTGGCGCTCGGCGGCAAGATCCAGGTCCTCACTGTCGAAGAGCATCACGGCGAACTCATCGGAACGATCCGCGTCAACCGCGCGCCAGGCGGGCTCAAGGGCATCGACATCAACGGAGCGCTCTCCGCGCAACTCATCGACGAACTTCCGGTCCTCGCCGCCATCGCACCCTACACGAAAGATGGCATCCGCATCCGCGACGCCAGGGAACTCCGTATCAAGGAGTCCGACCGCATCGCGCTCGTCGCGAAGAACCTCAAGGCGATGGGAGCGACGTTCACCGAGTACGAGGACGGCCTCGACATCCCCGGCGGCCAGACTCTGCATGGCGCAACCATCGACTCCGGCCTCGACCACAGGATCACCATGGCCTTCGCCATCGCCGCTCTTCGCGCCGAGGGAGAGACCGAGATCGACGGAGCGGAAGCCGCCGCGGTCTCCTTCCCCGAGTTCTTCCAGAATCTCGACGCCCTCGCCCAGCGCTAA
- a CDS encoding putative DNA modification/repair radical SAM protein: MMNTQQKLEILADAAKYDASCASSGAKRKATPGGLGNSDGEGICHSYTPDGRCVSLLKILLTNFCTYDCVFCVNRVSSDIQRARFTPEEVVNLTLDFYKRNYIEGLFLSSGIIQSPDYTMEQLIQVARTLRQVHKFGGYIHLKTIPGCDERLIAQAGLYADRLSANIELPTQSDLVQLAPEKKSSVIETTMNQIHVRKQESDEDRKKSPNRKPASFAAAGQSTQMVVGATSTSDRQILSTATHLYGEYKLKRIYYTGFSPYPEADSRLPLKATPLIREHRLYQSDWLMRFYGFDATELTTDENPSLSLTEDPKTTWARTHPEFFPVDVNAAPREAILRVPGIGYRNVERILSIRRYHQLVLDDLRKLNVRVKQALPYLITPDHIPTGAAPKEEPATTQMDLFAPVSALTGSI; the protein is encoded by the coding sequence ATGATGAACACACAACAGAAACTCGAGATCCTGGCCGATGCGGCAAAGTACGATGCTTCTTGCGCATCGTCGGGAGCAAAGCGCAAAGCCACACCCGGCGGTCTCGGCAACTCCGACGGCGAAGGCATCTGCCACTCCTACACGCCGGACGGGCGATGCGTCTCGCTGCTCAAGATTCTGCTCACGAACTTCTGCACATACGATTGTGTGTTCTGCGTCAACCGCGTTTCATCGGACATCCAACGCGCACGGTTTACGCCGGAAGAGGTCGTGAACCTCACCCTGGACTTCTACAAGCGCAACTACATCGAAGGTCTCTTTCTCTCGTCCGGCATCATCCAGTCGCCGGACTACACAATGGAGCAGCTCATCCAGGTCGCCCGCACCCTCCGCCAGGTCCACAAGTTCGGCGGGTACATCCATCTAAAAACGATTCCCGGATGCGATGAACGCCTGATCGCCCAGGCCGGCCTTTACGCCGACCGCCTCTCAGCCAATATCGAGCTACCCACGCAAAGCGACCTGGTTCAGCTTGCGCCGGAAAAGAAATCCTCCGTCATCGAAACGACGATGAACCAGATCCACGTACGAAAACAGGAGTCGGACGAGGACCGAAAGAAATCTCCAAACCGAAAGCCAGCCTCCTTCGCTGCCGCGGGTCAATCCACCCAGATGGTCGTCGGGGCAACCTCGACCAGCGACCGGCAGATCCTCTCAACGGCCACCCATCTCTACGGGGAGTACAAGCTCAAGCGCATCTACTACACCGGCTTCTCCCCTTACCCGGAGGCAGACTCCCGTCTGCCGTTGAAGGCCACTCCACTCATCCGCGAGCACCGGCTCTATCAATCCGACTGGCTCATGCGCTTCTACGGCTTCGACGCCACGGAACTGACCACCGACGAGAACCCAAGCCTCTCGCTCACGGAGGATCCGAAGACCACATGGGCCCGCACCCATCCCGAATTCTTCCCCGTCGACGTGAACGCAGCCCCACGCGAAGCCATCTTGCGTGTCCCCGGCATCGGCTATCGCAACGTCGAGCGCATCCTCTCGATCCGCCGTTACCACCAGCTCGTCCTCGATGATCTTCGCAAGCTCAACGTCCGCGTGAAGCAGGCACTCCCCTACCTGATCACGCCGGACCACATCCCGACCGGTGCCGCGCCTAAAGAGGAGCCGGCGACGACCCAGATGGATCTCTTCGCGCCCGTCAGCGCCCTGACTGGGTCGATTTAG
- a CDS encoding bifunctional nuclease family protein encodes MADELGLTTTRAAGSKTEVEMQIRGLMMDPVTNMPIVVLKDVDSDAVLPIWVGIFEANAIALELEKTATPRPMTHDLLRNMVRGLNGRINKVVVSEMRQDTFYAVVWMEQGGEMVTLDARPSDAIALALRSDCPIYVAQDVLERSRQVSDGAGNINADELRRWLENLNDDEMGRYKM; translated from the coding sequence ATGGCGGATGAACTGGGTCTGACGACAACTCGCGCAGCAGGCAGCAAGACCGAGGTCGAGATGCAGATTCGCGGGTTGATGATGGATCCGGTGACGAATATGCCGATCGTTGTCCTCAAAGATGTGGACAGCGACGCGGTTCTGCCGATCTGGGTGGGAATCTTCGAAGCGAACGCCATTGCGCTCGAGCTTGAAAAGACAGCTACGCCGCGGCCGATGACTCATGATCTTCTCCGCAACATGGTTCGCGGGCTGAATGGCCGGATCAACAAGGTCGTCGTGTCGGAGATGCGGCAGGACACGTTTTACGCTGTCGTCTGGATGGAGCAGGGCGGTGAGATGGTCACGCTCGACGCTCGTCCTTCGGACGCGATCGCGCTTGCGCTTCGCTCCGATTGCCCGATTTACGTCGCGCAGGATGTTCTGGAGCGTTCGCGGCAGGTTTCGGACGGCGCGGGAAACATCAACGCCGACGAATTGCGCCGCTGGCTCGAAAACCTGAACGACGACGAGATGGGCCGTTACAAGATGTAA
- a CDS encoding YidH family protein, whose amino-acid sequence MPASPEQNDPRVYLAAERTFLAWIRTGLGLMGIGFAVARFGLFLREIGGGSGHPPVQTTGLSVWSGVALVALGVAVNLYAVFRHVTLTRELASGSWVPGQISKGAVALAVVLAIVGVAMAGYLVFLR is encoded by the coding sequence ATGCCGGCATCTCCCGAACAGAACGATCCCCGTGTCTACCTCGCAGCCGAGCGAACCTTCCTCGCGTGGATTAGGACGGGACTTGGACTCATGGGCATCGGATTCGCCGTCGCACGCTTCGGCCTCTTCCTCCGGGAGATCGGCGGAGGCAGCGGTCATCCACCGGTTCAGACAACCGGCCTCTCGGTCTGGTCGGGGGTTGCTCTCGTTGCGCTCGGGGTCGCGGTGAACCTGTACGCCGTCTTCCGGCACGTCACGCTCACACGCGAGCTTGCCTCGGGAAGCTGGGTTCCTGGGCAGATCTCGAAGGGAGCCGTCGCGCTCGCGGTTGTCCTCGCGATCGTTGGCGTCGCCATGGCGGGGTATCTTGTCTTCCTGCGATAA
- a CDS encoding glycosyltransferase family 4 protein has product MSFPKGICVCTGSCSSVPVARHRKVSHWNRQGDPIAASSQDAAARSIVLAEVVEMGGAERSCLALSRWLYEHNLPHQIVTYVDRAGMAAHAAHPVMVVQLKPSMSPWSKIAALRRYFAANPPERKPLTSGYQPALHATIAGLRGFHNLMHDTPGLFTTPADAASLKRRLALGLSDRIVAHGLRSGGHTLVTSEYLQAETRRTFGVEADIVRMGGLSQTNAFRLRPVLGEIRLFTVSRLENNKRIDWILRALAQLPPTLPWRLDVSGKGSQMQALTELSASLGISERVHFHGFVSDQRLQQLYDQAHLFLMPAVQGYGIPAIEALQRGIPVLLHRESGVSDILLRTPWATVMQGDEASMLPALSEAIRSVRTGTHLDRPLPTIPTEEEWSERVAILCGWL; this is encoded by the coding sequence TTGTCATTCCCGAAGGGAATCTGCGTTTGCACTGGCTCTTGCAGTTCCGTTCCCGTCGCCCGTCACCGCAAGGTCAGTCACTGGAATCGCCAGGGAGACCCCATAGCCGCATCCTCACAAGACGCCGCCGCTCGCTCCATCGTCCTCGCCGAGGTCGTGGAGATGGGCGGTGCCGAGCGGAGCTGCCTCGCGCTCTCCCGCTGGCTTTACGAACACAATCTCCCCCACCAGATCGTCACCTACGTTGACCGCGCTGGCATGGCCGCGCACGCCGCGCACCCGGTCATGGTCGTCCAACTGAAGCCAAGCATGAGTCCCTGGTCGAAGATCGCGGCGCTCCGACGCTACTTCGCGGCCAACCCGCCGGAGCGCAAACCCCTGACCTCCGGCTATCAACCCGCTCTCCACGCGACCATCGCCGGGCTGCGCGGCTTCCACAACCTCATGCACGACACCCCAGGCCTCTTCACCACCCCGGCCGACGCCGCCAGCCTGAAGCGTCGGCTTGCCCTCGGCCTCTCGGACCGCATCGTCGCGCACGGCCTGCGTTCCGGCGGGCACACGCTGGTGACAAGCGAATATCTCCAGGCCGAGACCCGACGGACATTTGGTGTCGAGGCCGACATCGTTCGCATGGGTGGTCTATCCCAGACGAACGCCTTCCGGCTTCGCCCGGTACTCGGCGAGATTCGCCTCTTCACCGTCTCCCGCCTCGAAAACAACAAGCGGATCGACTGGATCCTCCGCGCGCTCGCTCAGCTTCCTCCAACCCTCCCCTGGCGTCTCGATGTGAGCGGCAAGGGAAGCCAGATGCAAGCGCTCACGGAGCTGTCAGCCAGCCTCGGCATCTCGGAGCGCGTCCACTTCCACGGCTTCGTGAGCGACCAGCGCCTCCAGCAACTCTACGATCAGGCCCATCTCTTCCTCATGCCCGCGGTCCAGGGATACGGAATCCCAGCCATCGAAGCTCTCCAGCGAGGCATTCCAGTCCTGCTGCATCGCGAGTCAGGCGTGAGCGACATCCTGCTCCGGACGCCATGGGCCACCGTGATGCAGGGGGATGAGGCCTCGATGCTACCGGCACTCTCGGAGGCGATTCGGTCGGTCCGCACCGGCACCCACTTGGACCGGCCTCTGCCCACGATCCCAACAGAAGAGGAATGGTCGGAGCGCGTCGCAATCCTGTGCGGCTGGCTCTGA